A window of Pungitius pungitius chromosome 19, fPunPun2.1, whole genome shotgun sequence genomic DNA:
GAGAGAGACGaggtgggggcaggggggggggggatggaagaGCTCTTCAATAGTATGATTCAGCACAGGTATCAGTTTCCACAGATGGCAAGCTGGCTCCTATTGACTTACATATGAGGGGAGTAAAGAGgccatcaaacccccccccccccccctccccaggggGGACAGACAGTCGGCACATCAAAAAGGTGTGTGTTCAAAGCACATCCAAGCGGGAGGaaaccagaaaaacacacagtctACTTATTTAaagtatcttttctttttctgtcgtGAGACGACACTCGGCCTCCTCTCGCCCCGGACAGACGGCCCGGACCAGGGCCGCGGCGCGGAGGCGTCCTGAGGCTgaagacgacaacaacaacaacaacaacaacacttctCTCCCCCGGCCGCGAATAACACAACAAAGAGGAGAGGCGCCAAAGCCGTTGGCACCTGAGGATCTCGCCGGCTCACTTTAACCTTTAATCAGTCTGATGAATCCCGCCAGGCGGACGGCGgtctgaccccccctcctcccccgaccCCGCGATGAGTGACTGAGGGAGTCGGCAGTGACAAGACACTGTCAATAATTCACGAACGGGGCTTTAATGATCATTAAACTGCAGCGGGAGCGCTGCTGGTAACATGTGATCCTGTGGagttccaaaaaaataaataaaaaaactggtAATGAGAATAATAGAATTTAGCTGATGAATAGAATCTGAGATGACAACAAGCTGTGACATACAATACAACATTTTTCGTGCATTAGGAATGAACATTTGTAACTTCATAACGAACTTAACTTAAAGTTATATCACTCTAACAGTCAatcaaaatatgtgttttcatAAAAAATGAGTAGAAGTAGCAAAAGGGAGAATCAAACAAAAGTCAGTCTGATATTTTGAGTGCATTTCCACTTTGTTTAACTTAAATCTGACTTTGCTTTCTGTTCGCGGTTTGGCTCACGCGGCGAGTTATCCGTCCCGACATTGTTTGGCAacgtaagaaaaacaaaacaaagaaaagcagctgcTGTTAAAACAGTTCGGATCCCCTCCGTGTTGACTCACAACAACCTGTGCAGCTGCACCAACGTCCTCGCTTGTTGATGTTATTGGCTTTTTGAATTTGTCTGCAAGGATAATGTCTGGGTACAGGGTCGTCTGGCGAGATGCAGGCCTCAAGTGTCCCTTTCGCCTATGAGGGATTTATGAATCAAGAGTCTTTCAACTGGAAAATGCATCGAGTGAGCAGAGAACaagcttcttcctcctcaaccTACCTCTTGAGATATTGTCATGAGCCTTTACACTGGCGCGGCGACAGGACGCATAAAACGCGGCGCGTGTGGCTCGGTCACATGGCCTGTGGACCGACAGCAGAATCTAAAAATGCGTCACTAGGGCCGTccaaaaaaatccatatcacggtatttcgaaagattctgacggtatccctcgtgacggtattgctttttcaagccAACGCATCAATTCATTgaccccaaaaaggcccgctgCTTCCAGAGCAGCTGTAACTGGCATGGGAGCTAGCGCGTTAGCGCGTTAGCTCGTCAGCGTCTTAGCCATCGTGTCCCTGGATTACCTGTCCAGACAGTAAAAGGAGGTTGCAGAGGTCGACCCTTCATGGTCACAAGAGATGTAACGTCTACCTGAGCGGAGGACAAAGTCACCCTCCCTCCGCCagttgttgtccccccccccccccgccccgtgtcTCCTTGCTTTGTTGACATAGCCGGGCCGGCCATGAATGCTTTTAGCACGTTGGTGGATGTGAGCGTGCTCCCCTAGTTACTCTGCACTGCTctcacagaggaggggggggggggggattagctgATAACGCAGCGTAGCCATGGTAACGCGTCACCAACATTCCGGGTCCCGCTCAAGTGAATGCCGTTACTTCTGTCAGAGCTTTCCCTGTAGTTAGTGCCGTTAGCGCTGCGCCTTGAGCAGATGTTTAAATCGTGGCTAAGACAGAACCACCGTTCCCTGTGGACCACATTATTTTGGATTTTGTGaatggattttcttttgttttctatatTAACAGACGGGCAGTCATTATAAACTACTCATTTTGTACCGAGTGCGCTTGGTCCTTGCGCGAACATGTTTGTTACAATTCTGATGCTACTGTGACATTTACGCGGTATAAAATACACCAAAATAAGCACGGTGATCGTAAAGTGGTCCAACTATACACGGTTTCCAACTCAAAGACGAGGAAAACGCCCGTGGACCAACAGGTCCAACGTGACCCCTGCGTCGTAGACCGCATTGTTCTGGTGGCATTGCACGGAGCTGCAACGAGGGGTGTCCTCCCGCCTGCAGAAAGCACATCAATCGGACCAATAGGCATTTTCTCGTCAGTTTCATTATTTCGGGAACACTGTGTTCCGTCCGGATGCATTAAGAATCACCCCATGACGTCGGTTTCGTTCACCCGTACGGAGTCTGACTGAAATGCTTCCATTTCTGGACAAGGTCAACGTTCACTAATCGGTGGGTCCTTGGatattttttttcaccattaaGGGGGATTTGAATTTAACTCATGCAGCCTTCCCCTCCTGCTGCAGACTGTGTCAGCCTCTGTAAACTTCACGTTACATCTCTATCATATAAACATCAGAAATATACAGGGCTTCCTGTGTTTAGTCGCAAAAGACAAACTTGGTATTCATGgtattgtaaatataataaatatgctGCACCATCAATCACAACTAACAAGCCAAGCCAGTTCATTTAAGGAAGGCAGACAATGCAtatttatactgtatatgaatCACTTAGCCCGCTAAAACGACAGACAATAGAGCTAAATTCCCACAAAAATCTTCTCCCGAAGAGTAAAAAGCAGGAAATCGTCCAGTTTGTGTGATCCGACACCGACGGAAATAAAGTCATTTACAGATTAACTCTGCAAGGTAATTGCCTCGACCACATTCGACTCTCCTTCACTATTCCTCCGTGCCCACTGTACACGATGGGCCCCCGCCACGCCGACGGGCCCCCTGCGGGACAAGCGGCTCCAACCCGAGCCGGGGGGCGCCCCGCTTTGATGATGACGACTCGTCGCCGCTATATGAGCTCGTGACAAAAGGACTGTGCGAGAAGGTCTGACCCGGCAGCAGCGCTCGGGGCCCGAAAgctgagacgggggggggaaatactTTCCGTGAGATTAAAGTGTTTGAGCGTGAACGCTGAGCCGCTGGGAAAGTTTTAAATTGGAGTTTTGAATGTATACTGGGGTTCTTTCTTCAGCAggttatatatttaaaaagcatatgTGGTTAGCCGATGACATCATTCCTCGGAGGGGCCATTACTGTTACACAACGGCCAGACTCGGCCGTGTGAGCGAGCCGCTGCTCCAAAATGGCCCAGTTCACAGGCTCCAAGCGGCACAAAAGGCCTGCTCACGTAGTTTAGTCACACGCATGCTCCCCAGTACGTCCTTTACATGCTGCATGTTACAGTGGaataaggaagaagaaaaagaagaagaaaaaactccaAAGTTTGAGGAAACTGGCCTCAAACTGGCTTGGTCCATTCTAATGAGGGATGTATAGAGTTAATTCATATTTATGTTACTTACTAACTTTATGTTACTTAGTGACGTTCTCATTCCCATCCACAGAGGAAGGAAAATGACTCGGGATTCGACTTTAGCCCCAAAAATAACAACCTGCACAAACTTCCAGTGTTCGCACTGGGACGTTAACGCCGCTACTTCGCCTAGCTGGCTAGCCTCCACTTTCCGAAAGTGACCTGCAAAGTTGACGGGCACAAAGTGTTCTTCCAAACCCGGGCAACgtagataaacacacacacacgtgcctgAATCAACATACAAATTCCACACAAAGGCGATTTCACAAAAGCTTGCAGTGTCATGATAGTTCGAAGTGAGGGGGGGTCAAATTTGAAGTGCGCGGTGGTGGCGCCGCATTCGACCGCACACGTGGCACGTTTCTCAGCAACACGTTCTCCGACGTGATCAAATTAAAAGACGCCGCCCCACGCAGCCAAAGCACAAGTCGTCACCACCagcagaaaaataagaagaaagaaagaacttttttttttttaaacacagacgGCTCGGCGTCGGGGGGACAAAGCGCGCAAATGAGACAGCGTGTTCCCGAAGAGgaaagtgatgtcatgtgataATAGGGCTATGAACCAGTTTAATCTACTCCAACTCGGAAAAAACACAGGTTACATAACAGCCGACCTCCAAGTATTCCTGGGCCTCTGTAGTATGTGAaaagtccatgtgtgtgtgtgtgtgtgtgtgtgtgtgtgggctcagCGTATTCCACTGGAAGAACACGCTTTACTTTTTAAACtcaactcaaaaaaaaaaaaagatggcagcAGGCGGTTTTCTGGAGAGGAGTCAACAATTCTTTCTCTCAGCAGCAGACGAGACTATTCTTCTTCCATGTGGCTAAAAGAGCCTTTTTAGAACACTGGAAATgcactcatgttttttttttcaagttcaaTCACTCAACTCTGTGGGTTAAATGTAACACTAATACATTAGAGCAATGATGGAGGATGTATTCTGATCTTTTTTCGAATCGTtatagtttgaatgaaaaaataatcataTTTTAGTGGCTGTTTTGTTTGGTAACTAAAACCGCATGAAACTAGAGGAAAATACTTCAATGCAACGCAAACTTGTACTCGAGTGGTTTGCACCAGCAGAAAGGCTCTCCAGATGCTCCACTGACCCAGGATTCTTTACCTCTGCAGGTGTTTTGCAGGTGAATGCAGCCACAGAATGGTGGGTCAAAACTGCCGTTTATTTGTAACCAAGACAGGCAAGCGCTCACTTCACCCCAAAACCAAGCCCATAGTATAAAAGTAAAAACGCCTCCCTGCTGATGTCTTTTGATGATCCTTGTTGAATTACATCATCTCCTCACAAGGGTCCAGTGTTTTCCAGGACAAAAAGACCTCAGGGAGGGTGGATGCATGTTGTCATGGAGgctcgaaccccccccccccccccaggtcagcCACTTGCAGCACCCTCTCCCTGCTCACAAAACACCGGTCCTGCCCACCCAGAAAGTCCAGAAAGAATGCACACTAATCCCAACCGCACGCGGAATAAAGTGAAACACACTAGTTCATAAAAGTGTTCAGTCGTTCTGACGTCACACGGCTCGTGGATTCGGGATTGGGAAGCGGCGGGCAGTTTCAGGTGCGATCACGCATGCATTTCGTCATCGTCTGTTATGACCGCAGTGGCGGCAGAGATTAAAACGACGCTAGAAGCAGCTCCACGCGTGGACGTGCTCCGGGGAGAATAAAGGCTCGCGTGCAGCCGCCTGGCATTGAACAATAGAGTCGCAGAACGTGCGTGCAATAGTTCCCGACTGCTTTTATATTCACCGGCTTTAAAAGCTCCACAGCGACGGATACTCCCTTTGATAAAGTTTGCATCAGACACTTGGGGAGATTGAGATCTCGCTCCTCACACTGCCATTAATCGGTGGGATCGATCGAATGGCTTAAAATGACGAAAGGACTCTTACCGCTTCGGTTCCAGCTTTCCGTGGtggtttttctctcctttctatTCCTTTCTGcccccactcaccccctcacccacgaTGATCAGTCGCGCGTCTCACCTCGACCTCACTTCCACGTGCTTGCGATCGGGACCACGCGCTCAGGGAAGCGCTCGGGATACGCAGCGTGACGTCACGGCGAGGCTGGAAAACAGGGTCAAATAATCGACGTCACCTCAGCGACggtatttataataatatgtaATGCAGTTCTTCACTGGGAGGTCGTTTAGGAGATTTTATTGGATTTTTGCAGTTAACTATTGTAGTTGATCCACATGTTTATTCATATTGGTGAATTTATTCATATTGGTGAAACACTGATTTGGGATGTTTAGATGGTTTGCATGTGCATGTACAGGTATATACCGCTTTGAAACTGTAAAACAACAGATTACACTTGTATCACTTTTTAGTGATTGAAATATCTGTGACGCGAGTGTAAAGGTTACCTGATCAATAACAGCCCAACAGGGTTTTATCATAAGAGGAATGAGAAGTAGCTGATAAATGCAATTACACAGAACAATGCTGAGGAAGAAGACTGTGCAGGAAGTCTGGTCTTTGTGCATCATCAAATTTATTTTAATGGGTTTCAGAAGCATATAGAAAGCAAAACTGGTCTAAAGAGCTGATTTTTCTTTGGTCTAAAAGAGACGTTGACGGTTTGGTGGATTGTGTCAAATTTTAGCATTGGAAATATTGAACCATCTTCAATAACAGGCTTTTGTTTAGGTGAAAGTTTGTCATGCACTGCTACTGTAAAGGGCCTGAGCTTAGTCTTCTTTAAGACCTTCAAGTGAAAATATCTAAACCCTACAGGTCCGTGAGAAGTGGCAGGGATCATAGTTGCCTCATTGAAACATGAGCTTATTGGTTTGAGTCCAATCACTGATTAACCCTCTGCAAACATGTACGTTACATGTTAAAGTCTCCGCTGTGACGTGGGTGTGTTTGCAGTGCAAGAACAAGGACACAGGTTcaagaagaaacatttttatatttcaaaaagAGTCTAGGAACAGAATGGAAAAACCAAAACAGTCTGAACATTCAGACAATTGAgatccaaaaatacattttcttaggaaatattaattatatacaaaacgtaaaaatgtattttagtggAGCCCCGAACAGCtcaatttttatattttattaataaaaataaacttttaaatatttaatccacCCATAACTTCAATTGAGGCAGTTTTAACATGGAAATCAAACGAGATTCCAAACAACTTAATCCACTTTGCATTTACATGCAACAACAACTGTACACCCCCCTAAGTCCTGAACttgcataaaaaataaaaaaaggccaaaaaaaagTCTATGATGAGTCAAACTTCAAGCTGGAGAGCTGTGCAGGTGTGCGAGTCTCTGCTTTAAAAGTTCACTTTTCCTCCTCAGCTGTTCTTTGAGCGAGAGGAGCCGCTGTTCGTCCGTCTGCATGCTGTAAATGCACTCCGTGGCCTTCTTCAGGATCACCACCTTGGCCGCCTTCTCGTTTTTGGCCACCTCGGGGATCTCGTCCCGCAGGGCGAAGAAGCTCAACTTGAGCTCGTTCCTCCTCTGGCGCTCCAGAACGTTGTGAGTCCTTCTCTTGTCGTAGTCCTCCGTGTCCGACGTCCGCGGGCTCGAACACTTGCGGTTGCTGCTGATCTGTTTGAGGACCCTGCTGTGGGCgctgccgcctcctcctcctcctcctcctcctccgctgttgctgctgctgctctccagcTTCAGCCTCTTGACGGCCGGCTGCTCCTGCCTCATGGAGGGATGGGCGGCGTAGTTGTGCTGGTGGGTGGAGACGTGGCACCTCTTCAGCACGAGCGGGCTGGGGTGCCTGGTCTCCGCGGGGCTGGGGTCGGACCGCTTCACCCCGTGCCTCTTCTCCACCGTGACCACGTcgatctcctcctcgtcctcctggtcatcatcctcctcctcgtcatcatcctcatcatcatcatcttctgcaAGGAAGGGAAAATGCAATCACACTCTGATTCAGCATGAAGGATGCCTTTCAATCATATGCCACcaaggggaggaaaggggggacAATCTCTTTCAACATCAAGTTATTGCTTAACATCTCAGCCTGGAGCTGATCTCAAAGCAGTCAAAGCATGTCCAACTCCTGCCTGGAAATCTCGCCAAACATCAATTAAAAAGCAACAGCCGGCCTCTGTTATGTCAAAATAGTGGAAGCAATGTTTGCTCACTCGGCAGAGGGTGAAATGTCCTAATTGCCCCCAGGGGGGTGCGTCTGTGGCCAAGTTCTCCGCTCACCTGAGTCACTGCAgctactgctactgctgctgctgctactgctgttCGGCGGCGTCTCCAGTCCCAGGTCCTTCCTGGGGGGCGTCCCGGCGCCCTGCTTGGGGGTCTCCGCCATCGGGTAGGGGAAAACCACGGACGGGTCGATGCACTCCGCCGCGGACGTGCTCAAGTCCTGCAGGTAGCTGCTGTTCAGCCGCCACGCCGCgctgccgccgcctcctcctcctccgccgccgccgccttccgGAGCGACGCGGTCGGCCGCCGGGGTCTCCTTGCGCGCGGCGTGCAGGGAGGCGAGCCGCTCGGAGACCACCTTCTCCAGCTTGGCCGCGGCGGAGAAGCCGCTCCACATGCAGTCCTGGATGATGATGGACTTGAGGAAGGTCTGCGAGTAGTCCGCGTCGCAGATGATGCTCTGGCTGACCGCGTCGTCGCCCAGGAACTCGGTCACCATCTCCAGCTGGTCCGCCGTGGAGGGGAAGAGGCTCGACAGGGACGGCCGGCGGCtcggggagaggggaggggtcgGCAGCAGTTCAAATTTCTTCCAGATGTCTTCGCTCGGCGCCGGAGGCTGAAGCTGCTGAGCGTAgaaatcctcctcctcgttgtcgTAGTAGAAATACGGTTGAAGGGAGTCGTAATCGTAGTCATAGTTTTTACTCGCCAAATTTGAATCCAGCGGCATTTTGTCTCCGGCGTGTTTTTCCTTATCGCGAAGCTGtttcgagaaaaaaaaggaaaacaaatggttGATTAGACGTTGattctaaaacaaaaacagcacacggggtgtgtgtgtggggggggggggcggtggggggtcTGCAGGTTTAAGAAGCAGCTGCTTGGCACCGGTCCTGCAACATTAGGTGTCGGCAACATCACATGGTCACTCCAAAACACCGAAGCTCGTGTGCACGCCGcgcatgcatacatgcatgcagcacggctgcagcagcaggtgctCAACCGGGACATGTTTAGTAAATTAAGTGCAAAGGGGGCGGGGGAAGAACCCCGCCGTCGTTTTGCTGCCACGGACAccggtaataataataacaataataccgAGATTTATTGTTATTGTAGAATTTATTTTCGCTAAACTGAAGGTGCGGTGCAAGTAGCagaaccccctcccctccccttccttaCCTTTTAGTATGTAAACTGCCGGCGGAAGAAGACCGGGTGAAATCAACCCAAGAGGCGCACAAGAGGGCAGGAAAGTTATTCCAACACGAAAGTAACATTAAATCCTTCCACGGAGGCGTTGAGGGCGGTTTCCGTGAGTCCGTGCGAACCATGCACGGGGCGTTAAATGACGGCACCAGCGACCCGGTGAGGACGAACTACAGTCTGTCATCAGCAGCGTGAGAATCACAGCTGAGAGCTGAGCCGCCCGCGATAAAGATGGCCGCATCACTCCCCCTCCGCGCCTCCGCCGTAGTCCTccgccccctttttttcccgcgAAACAATCGTCCGCCTCGAACGTTTCAAGTAGCAAACTATTTTCTCGGATTTTCGCCGGAAATAATCCTCACGCCACGTAAGGGTCGATGTGAGGTGAAAACAAGTGATTTTGTGGGTTTATTTAGAATCTTATGTCTATGTATTTCCCCTTCGTGTCGGGTCTATTTTGGGGGAGGGGTCATAGTAGAGGACAGCTTCCATTGACGGGAGGAATGCAAAAAATACTAATgcaagtagtagtagtagtacatgATAATTAGGGCTACTAATTGTACTATCACCCCACCTAAGATATCGTCAAACATCTCATCGAATCTGTTTTGCTCCTATCGTAATTATTCAAATAACTGAGATCTACCGCCTAAAAGTGATTAACATGCttttgcaaaaacaacaactttcaccccccccccccctccctccctccccacccagaTACAGTCGACTGTCTACAACAAATAACCCATGTCAGTTTTGCACATTTCTCTGCAGCGACGCCAGAACGCAAAGCGCGCAGGTTTACTTCGACGTGTCCGCGGCCACTGACAGCCCCGAAAACAGGTGCATTCAGCAGGAGAGGCGTTACCTGCAGATATGCACAAATAAACACGCCAACAATAAGACATAACGAGTGTTCGGGTCTGATCCTCACGGTGTGACTGTAGTTCAAGTTGGCACCAATTAACTGCAGGAAGGAAGCAATTAAAGGAATTAGATGGGTGCAGcggtctctttcccccccctcccaccctgctgTGATGGGTAGGGCGGGATTGAGCGGGCTCggagcgccctctgctggtcaggGTGCTCTGTCAGGGGCCTGGTGCCAGGTGGGTGCAGGGTCAAACCCCGGAGGTGAGCGTGTACAGGCCACAAGCCGTTATGAACATGGGGATTATTGACTGAAAGTAGATTCCTTTTGAAGATTGTTTGGGAGTCACTCTTTAAACGGCTCAGTAACACACTGGTGCTGTGTAGTGGGTTAGTGGGGCTTTTAATGGGGTTACTGGGTCACTTCACTAAAAATGAgagttctggaaaaaaaaaccacaaaatagCAAAGCAGACTTTTGACATAGTGGGCTGTGctataaatagtttttttttaagtaggtTTATTAGCAATATGTGATAAAGTTCTTCCAGTTCTTTCCATTACAATGATCATTTTAGTTTATATTTGGTCAGACAACTTCCCATGTGTATAACTAAAACAATAATTTAGTGAGTAAATAAATAGTTTCACATTTTGGCAAAACcgtcctaaaaaaagaaaactagggATTTTTCTCcccatcacaacaacaacaacaacatataagCAACGTAGTAGTTGTTCATCAAACAGATGCACTAAAATTAGATTTTGTCATTGCCTTAAATTATGTATTATAAAGATTATAAGTGATGATTCTGAAATACGCTGTAATTGTATAATtcacttttaaataaatgtacaatattcCCCTTTTAAATCGTATAACTCCTTTAAGACCGAGTGAGGTTTCATCGTCAGGGGGAGAGTCCACGAGCTCTCTGCGGGACGTGCGGTCCACTAAGTGTCCACTTCTGGAGGCATTTTATGAATAAATCATGGAGCCAGCAaatggaaggaaagaaggagacaAGATGACataaaaggagaggagagagatttTTAGTGTTATCAGAGGAAGTGGAACAGAAACCCTAAACTGAAACACCCCCCCTCCGGCTCTCCTTTCCTTACTTTGGGATGCTTTGTGGAGGGCCGCGTAAACCATCAGACCCTCGCGTTGTGGTCGTTGTGTTTATCGGCACAGAGGGGCGCTTTGAGACCGAGTCTGAAGGCGCTCCACTGATCCGAGTGAGACCGGTTCTACAGCAATCTCCAACCACGGCTCAGCTGAATGAGTCGAGAAACTAAATGACAGCTTGAGAAAACCCACACAGGAGCAAAAACAACTaatgcaccaaaaaaaagtgcacaatTCAGCACGTGGAAACAAAAACACGCCTCAAGGCCAAAGCCCAAGTCCTTTTATAAAAGA
This region includes:
- the myca gene encoding transcriptional regulator Myc-A → MPLDSNLASKNYDYDYDSLQPYFYYDNEEEDFYAQQLQPPAPSEDIWKKFELLPTPPLSPSRRPSLSSLFPSTADQLEMVTEFLGDDAVSQSIICDADYSQTFLKSIIIQDCMWSGFSAAAKLEKVVSERLASLHAARKETPAADRVAPEGGGGGGGGGGGSAAWRLNSSYLQDLSTSAAECIDPSVVFPYPMAETPKQGAGTPPRKDLGLETPPNSSSSSSSSSSCSDSEDDDDEDDDEEEDDDQEDEEEIDVVTVEKRHGVKRSDPSPAETRHPSPLVLKRCHVSTHQHNYAAHPSMRQEQPAVKRLKLESSSSNSGGGGGGGGGGSAHSRVLKQISSNRKCSSPRTSDTEDYDKRRTHNVLERQRRNELKLSFFALRDEIPEVAKNEKAAKVVILKKATECIYSMQTDEQRLLSLKEQLRRKSELLKQRLAHLHSSPA